The following are encoded in a window of Halosolutus halophilus genomic DNA:
- a CDS encoding phosphoribosyltransferase family protein has product MNRAEKAALQLRAVDVLRMLKETRTYEELAATTGLPAGDLNRYVNGHVLPGTDRAREIVDDLGREALADELEARIRVDDEGYVDNSGTVFDQSFLDLVAPVVANGYEFDRPDVVLTAATDGITLAAALASYYGTRCAYAKKRKETAVEDFIEARERLESGIELTYYLPAAAIDSGESVLVVDDLIRSGETQELLLDIVETAEADVAGVFALIAAGEDGIERARERTDAPVGALTTV; this is encoded by the coding sequence ATGAACAGAGCCGAGAAGGCTGCCCTCCAGTTGCGGGCCGTCGACGTGTTGCGGATGCTGAAGGAGACCCGGACCTACGAGGAACTCGCCGCGACGACCGGACTCCCGGCGGGCGATCTCAACCGGTACGTCAACGGGCACGTCCTCCCCGGCACCGATCGCGCGCGGGAGATCGTCGACGACCTCGGACGGGAGGCGCTGGCCGACGAACTCGAGGCCCGGATCCGGGTCGACGACGAAGGGTACGTCGACAACTCCGGAACGGTCTTCGACCAGTCGTTCCTGGATCTCGTCGCCCCGGTCGTCGCGAACGGCTACGAGTTCGATCGGCCGGACGTCGTCCTCACCGCCGCGACCGACGGGATCACCCTGGCCGCGGCGCTGGCGAGTTACTACGGCACGCGGTGTGCCTACGCGAAGAAACGCAAGGAAACCGCCGTCGAGGACTTCATCGAGGCTCGCGAGCGCCTCGAGTCCGGGATCGAACTCACCTACTACCTGCCCGCCGCCGCGATCGATTCCGGGGAATCCGTCCTCGTCGTGGACGACCTCATCCGATCGGGCGAGACGCAGGAACTCCTCCTCGACATCGTCGAGACGGCCGAAGCGGACGTGGCCGGCGTCTTCGCCCTCATCGCCGCCGGGGAAGACGGGATCGAGCGGGCGCGCGAACGGACCGACGCCCCGGTCGGTGCGCTCACGACCGTCTGA
- the glmS gene encoding methylaspartate mutase subunit S encodes MTQTVILGVIGSDAHVVGITILEQALEASGFDVVNLGVQTSQEEFIEAATSRDAEAVLVSSLYGHAEQDCQGFHQRIAESDLDVTTYIGGNLAVGQDDFEKTRTKFREMGFDRVFDSETDPEEAIEALKADLDMRSTEAERENQTLSA; translated from the coding sequence ATGACGCAGACAGTCATCCTCGGCGTGATCGGTTCCGATGCGCACGTCGTCGGGATTACCATTCTCGAACAGGCGCTGGAGGCGAGTGGGTTCGACGTCGTCAACCTGGGCGTCCAGACGTCCCAGGAGGAGTTCATCGAAGCCGCAACGTCCCGGGACGCCGAAGCCGTACTCGTCTCGTCGCTGTACGGCCACGCCGAGCAGGACTGTCAGGGGTTCCACCAGCGGATCGCGGAGTCAGACCTCGACGTCACCACCTACATCGGCGGCAACCTCGCCGTCGGCCAGGACGACTTCGAGAAGACGCGCACGAAGTTCCGCGAGATGGGATTCGATCGGGTCTTCGACTCCGAAACCGATCCCGAAGAGGCGATCGAGGCGCTGAAAGCCGATCTGGATATGCGCTCGACGGAGGCCGAACGAGAGAATCAGACCCTCTCGGCCTGA
- a CDS encoding NAD(P)/FAD-dependent oxidoreductase: MTDETHCDVAIVGGGVIGCAVARALAPAFDVTLFERDVIASGATARAAGEVTTIPSYTDYPGIGEYAMDFFREYDGHERVEFSERHSLELVVPASEDAARRRTDRLSSEGFDVSFLEPADVERRYPRFDLESYAGAVRHGDTGFIDPYTLTMALATDAEENGANLRTGTQVDELVVEDGQVAGVDTASGIVRADHVVVAAGWRTPAFLRDHVELPIRPYRTQILVLEPDEPMGESFPMGWIPGKHVYFRPELNGDLLVGGWSFAEDDPAGASRDADGEFVEHVADLVPAFLRSLDEAGLSGDWAGIDAATPDTRPIVDAPTDGPDGLVVATGFHGRGVMTAPVAAALVRALVVDEDVPFPTAPFELDRFDDRSGDFEFVSISDGADNH, encoded by the coding sequence ATGACTGACGAAACACACTGCGACGTTGCGATAGTGGGTGGCGGCGTCATCGGCTGTGCAGTGGCGCGGGCGCTCGCGCCGGCGTTCGACGTGACGCTGTTCGAACGAGACGTGATCGCGAGCGGCGCGACCGCCCGCGCCGCAGGTGAGGTCACGACGATCCCGTCGTACACCGACTACCCCGGCATCGGCGAGTACGCGATGGACTTCTTTCGCGAGTACGACGGGCACGAACGCGTCGAATTCAGCGAGCGGCACAGTCTCGAACTCGTCGTGCCCGCTAGCGAGGATGCGGCTCGACGGCGAACCGACCGCCTCTCTTCGGAGGGGTTCGACGTGTCGTTCCTCGAGCCAGCCGACGTCGAACGTCGATACCCCCGATTCGATCTGGAGTCGTACGCCGGAGCGGTCCGTCACGGCGACACGGGGTTTATCGACCCGTACACGCTGACGATGGCCCTCGCGACGGACGCCGAAGAGAACGGCGCGAACCTGCGAACGGGAACGCAGGTCGACGAACTCGTCGTCGAGGACGGGCAGGTCGCGGGCGTCGACACGGCGTCCGGTATCGTCCGCGCCGACCACGTCGTGGTGGCCGCGGGCTGGCGGACTCCGGCGTTTCTCCGCGACCACGTCGAACTGCCGATCCGACCCTATCGAACGCAGATTCTCGTCCTCGAACCGGACGAGCCTATGGGCGAGTCGTTCCCGATGGGCTGGATCCCCGGCAAGCACGTCTACTTCCGTCCCGAACTGAACGGCGACCTGCTGGTCGGCGGCTGGTCGTTTGCCGAGGACGACCCGGCGGGCGCGAGCAGGGACGCCGACGGGGAGTTCGTCGAACACGTCGCCGACCTCGTTCCGGCGTTCCTTCGATCGCTCGACGAGGCCGGTCTCAGCGGCGACTGGGCCGGAATCGACGCCGCGACGCCCGATACCAGACCGATCGTCGACGCGCCGACCGACGGTCCCGACGGTCTCGTCGTCGCGACCGGCTTTCACGGGCGCGGCGTGATGACCGCACCGGTCGCCGCGGCACTCGTGCGCGCGCTGGTCGTCGACGAGGACGTACCGTTTCCGACCGCTCCGTTCGAACTCGATCGGTTCGACGATCGGTCGGGGGACTTCGAATTCGTCAGCATCAGCGATGGGGCGGACAATCACTGA
- a CDS encoding aspartate aminotransferase family protein has translation MAPNQESTARTDDVIEKYDEYVMPIAKGYDPFSIERAEGTTMVTADGEEYLDCFSGISVTNAGHNHPAVVDAAKDQLDDLVHTCSYVYRNRPVADLAEKLAEITPGDLQKSFFCNSGTEAVEGAVKLARKYTGSTEVVALEMAFHGRTLGSLALTGNHGYKHGMAPTLNDVTHAPAPYQYRSPYGDCSEEEFAARAAAELERVIGTHTSTDLAAIVVEPVMGEGGIIVPPADYLQRVKDVAHDHGALFIADEVQTGYGRTGDLFACDGAGVNPDILTQAKGIADGLPLGAFTAPAEIADAFEAGDHLSTFGGNPVCCAAALANIDALRDGIVDNAREQGEWLGDRLAALEAEFDRVGETRGTGLMYGVELVDPTDGSGVDGDDSAAPAPTSEAAKAIQTHARDEHDVLIGVGGYHKNVLRFQPPLTIAREELERAVTAIEDGLGTIG, from the coding sequence ATGGCCCCAAATCAGGAATCCACGGCCCGGACCGACGACGTGATCGAAAAGTACGACGAGTACGTCATGCCCATCGCCAAGGGGTACGATCCGTTCTCGATCGAGCGAGCGGAGGGAACGACGATGGTGACGGCCGACGGCGAGGAGTACCTCGATTGCTTCTCGGGTATCTCGGTGACGAACGCAGGCCACAACCACCCGGCAGTCGTCGACGCGGCGAAGGACCAACTCGACGACCTCGTTCACACCTGTTCGTACGTCTACCGGAATCGGCCGGTCGCGGACCTCGCCGAGAAACTCGCCGAGATCACGCCGGGCGACCTGCAGAAGTCGTTCTTCTGTAATTCCGGAACCGAAGCCGTCGAGGGCGCCGTCAAACTGGCCCGCAAGTACACCGGCTCGACGGAGGTCGTCGCCCTCGAGATGGCCTTTCACGGCCGCACTCTCGGGAGCCTCGCGCTGACGGGTAATCACGGCTACAAGCACGGGATGGCCCCGACGCTCAACGACGTCACGCACGCACCGGCGCCGTACCAGTACCGCTCGCCGTACGGGGACTGCTCGGAGGAGGAGTTCGCCGCGCGCGCAGCGGCGGAACTCGAGCGGGTGATCGGCACGCACACGAGCACCGATCTCGCGGCGATCGTCGTCGAACCGGTCATGGGCGAGGGCGGGATCATCGTGCCGCCGGCGGACTACCTGCAGCGGGTGAAAGACGTCGCTCACGACCACGGCGCGCTGTTCATCGCCGACGAAGTCCAGACGGGGTACGGCCGGACCGGCGACCTGTTCGCCTGCGACGGCGCGGGCGTGAACCCGGACATCCTCACGCAGGCGAAGGGGATCGCCGACGGCCTCCCCCTCGGGGCGTTCACCGCACCTGCCGAGATCGCCGACGCGTTCGAGGCCGGCGACCACCTCTCGACGTTCGGCGGCAACCCCGTCTGCTGTGCCGCCGCGCTCGCGAATATCGACGCGTTACGGGACGGCATCGTCGACAACGCCCGCGAGCAGGGCGAGTGGCTCGGCGACAGACTGGCAGCCCTCGAGGCCGAATTCGATCGCGTCGGCGAGACTCGCGGAACAGGACTCATGTACGGCGTGGAACTCGTCGATCCGACCGACGGATCCGGGGTCGACGGAGACGATTCGGCCGCTCCTGCGCCGACGAGCGAGGCGGCGAAAGCGATTCAAACGCACGCCCGCGACGAACACGACGTCCTGATCGGGGTCGGCGGCTACCACAAGAACGTGCTCCGGTTCCAGCCGCCGCTGACCATCGCCCGCGAGGAACTCGAACGCGCGGTTACCGCGATCGAGGACGGACTGGGGACGATCGGGTAA
- a CDS encoding aspartate aminotransferase family protein, translating into MSLGDEEHEYDHAELLRQRTPESERLHERAADVTPLGVESNVRAFDPYPFYIDEADGSYVYDVDDNEYLDFLLALGPIILGHGHPDVREAAKTQVDTCDLTATPQPIAIEFMEKIVELTPSIEMVRLANSGTEATMHALRVARSYTGKEKIAKPEGGYAGAHDYALQSVYASEEALGPADRPNTVSYGTGIPDAVSDTVVAFPFNDKEATEEILREQADDLAAVIIEPVMFSCGCLKPRDGYHEFLRDLTEELGIVLIWDEVMTGFRLGLGSAQERFGVTPDMTTFAKVAGGGYQTGGFGGTAEIMREIEPPEKNEDEKWHSSAFHGGTYNGHPVSAAAGLKTLEILEEEDVYDHIERLGDRLFTGLQEVADDVGLPVNVQHVGSMGQVYMTDADIHFYRDSWKSNDEQFADWWLEAAGRGVLFGNPMQGERFFTTYTHTDEQIDDALEVAEEAFRAVDHPYDN; encoded by the coding sequence ATGAGTCTTGGTGACGAGGAACACGAGTACGACCACGCCGAACTGCTGCGCCAGCGAACGCCGGAGAGCGAACGACTGCACGAGCGTGCAGCGGACGTAACGCCGCTCGGAGTCGAGTCGAACGTCCGTGCGTTCGATCCGTACCCTTTCTACATCGACGAAGCCGACGGTTCGTACGTCTACGACGTCGACGATAACGAGTACCTCGACTTCTTGCTGGCTCTCGGGCCGATCATCCTCGGACACGGCCACCCCGACGTGCGCGAGGCAGCGAAGACGCAGGTCGACACGTGCGACCTCACGGCGACGCCACAGCCGATCGCCATCGAGTTCATGGAGAAGATCGTCGAGTTGACCCCGAGCATCGAGATGGTTCGCCTCGCCAACAGCGGCACCGAGGCGACGATGCACGCGCTCCGGGTCGCCCGTTCGTACACGGGGAAAGAGAAGATCGCCAAACCCGAGGGCGGGTACGCGGGCGCACACGACTACGCGCTCCAGAGCGTCTACGCCAGCGAGGAGGCGCTCGGTCCCGCGGATCGACCGAACACGGTCTCGTACGGCACCGGAATCCCCGATGCCGTCAGCGATACGGTCGTCGCCTTCCCGTTCAACGACAAGGAAGCCACGGAGGAGATCCTGCGCGAACAGGCCGACGACCTCGCGGCGGTCATCATCGAGCCCGTGATGTTCTCCTGTGGCTGTCTCAAACCGCGTGACGGCTACCACGAGTTCCTTCGCGACCTGACCGAGGAACTCGGCATCGTCCTCATCTGGGACGAAGTGATGACCGGCTTCCGGCTGGGCCTCGGGAGCGCACAGGAGCGATTCGGCGTCACGCCCGACATGACCACTTTCGCGAAGGTCGCCGGCGGCGGCTACCAGACCGGCGGCTTCGGCGGGACAGCCGAGATCATGCGTGAAATCGAGCCGCCGGAGAAGAACGAAGACGAGAAGTGGCACTCCTCTGCGTTCCACGGCGGCACCTACAACGGCCATCCCGTCTCCGCCGCGGCGGGGCTGAAGACCCTCGAAATCCTCGAAGAAGAAGACGTCTACGACCACATCGAACGCCTCGGCGATCGGCTCTTCACCGGCCTGCAGGAGGTCGCCGACGACGTCGGCCTTCCGGTGAACGTCCAGCACGTCGGGTCGATGGGGCAGGTGTACATGACCGACGCGGACATTCACTTCTACCGCGACAGCTGGAAGTCGAACGACGAGCAGTTCGCCGACTGGTGGCTCGAGGCCGCCGGTCGCGGCGTGCTGTTCGGCAATCCGATGCAGGGAGAACGGTTCTTCACGACGTACACGCACACCGACGAGCAGATCGACGATGCGCTGGAAGTCGCCGAGGAGGCGTTCCGGGCGGTCGATCATCCGTACGATAACTGA
- a CDS encoding dimethylarginine dimethylaminohydrolase family protein: MSTMWELSPSVSSEVGRLERVLVHEPGSEFNTVVDPDAWNWDGLPRQKKVAEEHGALVDELEDNGVTVHYLGDVPEQFAESLFVRDVGFAVEGGMCIGKMVEETRRGEECHVTERCVELGSPIYHSVHGPGSFEVGNVVWVDEETIAIGRSQTTNAEGIRQVRTLLETYDIDVVEVPIFGSTDSTGQTHLALVFSMVTSELALVYPEAVPDEFLELLADRGIDAIPVPMREQRNRATSTVVVEPGSVLLPAGNQTVRSALRDRGIEVTELSIRETKKAGGGLKGLVLPLERAPPE, from the coding sequence ATGAGTACGATGTGGGAACTCTCACCTTCCGTGAGCTCGGAAGTCGGTCGCCTGGAGCGGGTACTCGTCCACGAACCGGGATCCGAGTTCAACACGGTCGTCGACCCCGACGCGTGGAACTGGGACGGCCTCCCGCGCCAGAAGAAAGTCGCCGAGGAACACGGGGCCCTCGTCGACGAACTCGAGGACAACGGCGTTACGGTCCACTACCTGGGCGACGTCCCGGAGCAGTTCGCGGAGTCGCTTTTCGTTCGCGACGTCGGTTTTGCCGTCGAGGGCGGGATGTGCATCGGCAAGATGGTCGAGGAAACGCGACGCGGTGAAGAATGCCACGTCACCGAACGATGCGTCGAACTCGGCTCCCCGATCTACCATTCGGTGCACGGTCCCGGGAGCTTCGAGGTCGGCAACGTCGTCTGGGTGGACGAGGAGACCATCGCGATCGGGCGCTCTCAGACGACCAACGCCGAAGGTATTCGACAGGTTCGAACGCTGCTCGAGACCTACGACATCGACGTCGTCGAGGTACCGATCTTCGGCAGCACCGACAGCACCGGTCAAACCCACCTGGCGCTCGTGTTCTCGATGGTCACGTCCGAACTCGCGCTCGTGTACCCGGAGGCAGTTCCGGACGAGTTCCTCGAACTGCTCGCGGATCGCGGCATCGACGCCATCCCGGTTCCGATGCGCGAACAGCGAAACCGGGCCACGAGCACCGTCGTCGTCGAGCCCGGGTCGGTTTTGCTGCCGGCGGGGAACCAGACCGTCCGATCGGCGCTTCGCGACCGCGGGATCGAGGTGACGGAGTTGTCGATCAGGGAGACGAAGAAGGCCGGCGGTGGCCTGAAGGGACTCGTACTGCCCCTCGAGCGCGCCCCTCCTGAGTGA
- a CDS encoding Lrp/AsnC family transcriptional regulator: MELDEVDRKILKILQADGRTALSEIARRLDMGSATIHERANRLESEGYIREYRAVLDPELLEINQVAFVRISTEPGRFSEVAERLVEEPDVQEIHEITGDADLQLKVRVRERSELTELLRQIGSYEGVRETSTDVALRNVKEEQALNLDTDR; encoded by the coding sequence ATGGAGCTCGACGAAGTTGACAGGAAGATTCTGAAGATTCTTCAGGCCGACGGACGAACGGCTCTGTCGGAGATCGCGCGTCGACTCGATATGGGCTCGGCGACGATTCACGAACGTGCGAATCGCCTGGAGTCGGAAGGATACATCCGGGAGTACCGAGCCGTACTCGACCCGGAACTGCTCGAGATCAACCAGGTCGCGTTCGTTCGTATCAGCACCGAACCGGGCCGGTTCTCGGAAGTCGCGGAGCGACTCGTCGAGGAACCCGACGTCCAGGAGATCCACGAGATCACCGGCGACGCCGACCTCCAGCTGAAGGTCCGAGTCCGCGAGCGCAGCGAACTCACCGAGTTGCTCCGTCAAATCGGCTCCTACGAGGGCGTCCGCGAAACCTCGACCGACGTCGCGCTCCGGAACGTCAAGGAAGAACAGGCACTCAACCTCGACACCGATCGATGA
- a CDS encoding ABC transporter permease, whose amino-acid sequence MNVTPSLFWLTVFFLIPLGVMFYYSFGERGAFGEVLLGAEHLGLQQYRLFVVPSDASVLQAIWWTIAWIVDGLVPIELGLAAGEPTPYVQLTIKSIAYGLLSTAVSLAIGYPTAYYIGHVAPSRYQSVLLVLVILPFWASYLVRVYAIQILLARNSILTNALGILPFYETGQSLMNTQFAVIVGLTYIWIPFMILPVYASIEQIDFTLQEAAMDLGADRFEAFRRVIFPLSMPGVIAGSILVFIPTTGAYVIPELLGGTRSQMIGNFIANQFGSAGNWPLGAAASFVLMGVMLAAIGIYQRYGDGDLA is encoded by the coding sequence GTGAACGTCACACCGAGCCTGTTCTGGTTGACGGTGTTTTTCCTGATCCCGCTGGGAGTGATGTTCTATTACAGCTTCGGCGAGCGTGGCGCGTTCGGGGAGGTGCTGCTGGGCGCGGAACACCTCGGACTCCAGCAGTACAGGCTCTTCGTCGTGCCATCGGACGCGTCGGTTCTGCAGGCGATCTGGTGGACGATCGCCTGGATCGTCGACGGACTGGTTCCGATCGAACTCGGACTCGCCGCCGGCGAACCGACCCCGTACGTCCAGCTAACGATAAAGAGCATCGCGTACGGACTCCTCTCGACCGCCGTCTCGCTCGCCATCGGGTATCCGACGGCGTACTACATCGGTCACGTCGCGCCGTCTCGCTACCAGAGCGTGCTCCTCGTGCTCGTCATCCTGCCGTTCTGGGCCTCGTATCTCGTTCGCGTGTACGCGATCCAGATCCTGCTGGCGCGAAACAGCATCCTGACGAACGCCCTCGGAATTCTGCCGTTTTACGAGACGGGACAGTCGTTGATGAACACGCAGTTTGCGGTGATCGTCGGGTTGACCTACATCTGGATTCCGTTCATGATCTTGCCGGTCTACGCCAGCATCGAGCAGATCGATTTCACCCTCCAGGAAGCGGCGATGGACCTCGGTGCCGATCGGTTCGAGGCGTTTCGCAGAGTGATTTTCCCGCTCTCGATGCCCGGCGTAATCGCCGGGAGCATTCTCGTGTTCATACCGACGACCGGTGCGTACGTCATTCCGGAACTGCTCGGCGGGACACGGAGCCAGATGATCGGGAACTTCATCGCGAACCAGTTCGGTTCGGCCGGGAACTGGCCGCTCGGGGCCGCCGCGTCGTTCGTCCTCATGGGGGTCATGCTCGCCGCGATCGGGATCTACCAGCGCTACGGGGACGGTGATCTGGCGTGA
- a CDS encoding ABC transporter permease, with product MSLADGPSFSKRVRRVRSRLFEYASVALAFQALLVYLFLYVPIVVVIALSFNDSRHAVVWQGFTTEWYEALLAGETVARINPDAAFQSLLYSLEIAVVTVLVSAVFGTMLAFALDRYDFPGKGLFIGLVYMPIIIPSIVMGISLLLFFNIVGMSLGIQTAMIAHIAFGISFVAVVVAARLQSFDRTLEEAAMDLGANELETFRYVTFPVIKPGVVAGSLLAFAMSFDDFVVTFFVIGRENTLPIFFFSMVRQGISPGVNVIASLILIATLLLVGLAQWIEGPVW from the coding sequence GTGAGCCTCGCCGACGGCCCGTCGTTCTCGAAACGGGTGCGCCGGGTGCGGTCTCGTCTCTTCGAATACGCGTCCGTCGCCCTCGCCTTTCAGGCGCTGCTCGTCTATCTGTTCCTGTACGTTCCGATCGTCGTCGTCATCGCGCTCTCGTTCAACGACTCCCGACACGCCGTCGTCTGGCAGGGGTTCACGACGGAGTGGTACGAAGCCCTGCTCGCCGGCGAGACCGTCGCTCGGATCAATCCAGACGCCGCGTTTCAGTCGCTGCTGTACTCGCTCGAGATTGCCGTCGTGACAGTGCTTGTGAGCGCCGTCTTCGGTACGATGCTCGCGTTCGCACTGGACCGATACGACTTCCCCGGAAAGGGGCTGTTCATCGGCCTCGTCTACATGCCGATCATCATCCCGAGCATCGTGATGGGGATCTCGCTGCTGTTGTTCTTCAATATCGTCGGCATGAGCCTGGGGATTCAGACGGCGATGATCGCGCACATCGCCTTCGGGATCAGTTTCGTCGCCGTCGTCGTCGCCGCCAGGCTCCAGTCGTTCGATCGGACGCTGGAGGAGGCAGCGATGGACCTCGGCGCGAACGAACTGGAGACGTTCCGGTACGTGACGTTCCCGGTGATCAAACCGGGCGTGGTCGCCGGTTCGCTGCTCGCGTTCGCGATGAGCTTCGACGACTTCGTCGTCACGTTCTTCGTCATCGGCCGGGAGAACACGCTTCCGATCTTCTTCTTCTCGATGGTCAGGCAGGGAATCTCGCCGGGAGTGAACGTCATCGCGTCGCTCATTCTCATCGCGACGCTACTCCTCGTCGGACTCGCACAGTGGATCGAAGGGCCAGTCTGGTAA